A region from the Ptychodera flava strain L36383 chromosome 10, AS_Pfla_20210202, whole genome shotgun sequence genome encodes:
- the LOC139142675 gene encoding uncharacterized protein isoform X2 — MAMSGRGSHTACLKSLLNISNSSARMMKILLLVLTFQLAVRTGNCDDIAMIGVHCSNKLQTRSRVNGKWRLVGGSCCVESIGVMWDGTLVGVGDDEMLYTKKSPNVGGWEGPVPNSCCVQDVTLLPDGAILGVSTDNKLVFRTHIFSEWHDVPSSVGVVAADVFSDGRILGVTQSGSLKIRDGIGEDSEWERYAASGVNVKDISIQPNDKVFGVGKSKDSLYVLEEDGNWEEVPDSDCVLSIVSPGNLIE; from the exons ATATCAAACTCGTCAGCCAGGATGATGAAAATTCTGTTACTTGTTCTAACATTCCAACTTGCTGTTCGCACAGGAAACTGTGACG ATATTGCTATGATCGGTGTCCACTGCAGCAATAAACTGCAAACGCGAAGCCGCGTCAATGGCAAGTGGCGATTGGTCGGAGGTAGCTGCTGCGTGGAGAGCATTGGCGTAATGTGGGACGGCACCTTGGTTGGTGTCGGAGATGACGAGATGTTGTACACAAAGAAATCGCCAAATGTTGGTGGCTGGGAGGGACCTGTTCCGAATAGCTGCTGCGTCCAAGATGTTACCCTCCTGCCGGATGGCGCCATTCTCGGCGTGAGCACTGACAACAAACTTGTATTCCGCACTCATATTTTCAGCGAATGGCATGACGTGCCAAGTAGCGTTGGAGTGGTCGCTGCCGACGTTTTCTCCGATGGTAGAATACTCGGCGTCACTCAATCGGGATCGCTGAAGATCAGGGACGGTATTGGCGAAGACTCTGAGTGGGAGCGTTACGCAGCCAGCGGTGTCAACGTCAAAGACATCTCCATTCAACCAAACGACAAGGTATTCGGAGTCGGTAAGAGCAAGGACTCCCTCTATGTTCTCGAAGAAGACGGCAATTGGGAAGAGGTCCCTGACTCTGATTGCGTGCTGTCTATCGTATCACCTGGTAACTTGATAGAATAA
- the LOC139142675 gene encoding uncharacterized protein isoform X1, whose amino-acid sequence MAMSGRGSHTACLKSLLNISNSSARMMKILLLVLTFQLAVRTGNCDGDIAMIGVHCSNKLQTRSRVNGKWRLVGGSCCVESIGVMWDGTLVGVGDDEMLYTKKSPNVGGWEGPVPNSCCVQDVTLLPDGAILGVSTDNKLVFRTHIFSEWHDVPSSVGVVAADVFSDGRILGVTQSGSLKIRDGIGEDSEWERYAASGVNVKDISIQPNDKVFGVGKSKDSLYVLEEDGNWEEVPDSDCVLSIVSPGNLIE is encoded by the exons ATATCAAACTCGTCAGCCAGGATGATGAAAATTCTGTTACTTGTTCTAACATTCCAACTTGCTGTTCGCACAGGAAACTGTGACGGCG ATATTGCTATGATCGGTGTCCACTGCAGCAATAAACTGCAAACGCGAAGCCGCGTCAATGGCAAGTGGCGATTGGTCGGAGGTAGCTGCTGCGTGGAGAGCATTGGCGTAATGTGGGACGGCACCTTGGTTGGTGTCGGAGATGACGAGATGTTGTACACAAAGAAATCGCCAAATGTTGGTGGCTGGGAGGGACCTGTTCCGAATAGCTGCTGCGTCCAAGATGTTACCCTCCTGCCGGATGGCGCCATTCTCGGCGTGAGCACTGACAACAAACTTGTATTCCGCACTCATATTTTCAGCGAATGGCATGACGTGCCAAGTAGCGTTGGAGTGGTCGCTGCCGACGTTTTCTCCGATGGTAGAATACTCGGCGTCACTCAATCGGGATCGCTGAAGATCAGGGACGGTATTGGCGAAGACTCTGAGTGGGAGCGTTACGCAGCCAGCGGTGTCAACGTCAAAGACATCTCCATTCAACCAAACGACAAGGTATTCGGAGTCGGTAAGAGCAAGGACTCCCTCTATGTTCTCGAAGAAGACGGCAATTGGGAAGAGGTCCCTGACTCTGATTGCGTGCTGTCTATCGTATCACCTGGTAACTTGATAGAATAA